In a single window of the uncultured Dysgonomonas sp. genome:
- a CDS encoding DUF4625 domain-containing protein, translating to MKKKIILYSLICLFSVACSNDDEDGGKDMEKPSIDMTGDSAFPQNCIVLYRGESFPFRAVFADNRELGNYNIEIHNNFDHHSHSTDDVECDLEPKKTPVKAFVYNQDFSIPSGKTRFEADNEISVPGDIDTGDYHFMVRLTDKAGWQQLRAISLKIKDRN from the coding sequence ATGAAAAAAAAGATTATATTATATAGCCTTATCTGCCTTTTTTCGGTGGCGTGTAGCAATGATGATGAAGACGGCGGCAAGGATATGGAAAAACCAAGTATTGATATGACAGGTGACAGTGCTTTTCCTCAAAACTGTATTGTCCTTTACAGAGGAGAGAGTTTCCCGTTTAGAGCTGTATTTGCCGATAACCGCGAGTTAGGTAATTATAATATCGAAATTCATAATAATTTCGATCACCATTCTCATAGTACAGATGATGTGGAGTGTGACCTGGAACCAAAGAAAACTCCTGTAAAAGCATTTGTCTATAATCAGGATTTCTCCATACCTTCAGGAAAAACAAGGTTTGAGGCTGATAACGAGATCTCCGTGCCCGGAGATATTGATACCGGAGATTATCATTTTATGGTACGGTTAACAGATAAGGCCGGATGGCAGCAACTAAGAGCAATAAGCTTGAAAATAAAAGACAGAAATTAA
- a CDS encoding transcriptional repressor has translation MTAEQILKEHGIKKTVCRKCIIDKLIQSEDTALTENEIKDAFSDLFDRVTFYRSLKTLEESKVIHRIVLNSNVVKYALNGQLVLSKIHPHFHCSICDRVICLDSSILDNNLHLPSGYKVESLQLLFEGTCPDCLKK, from the coding sequence ATGACAGCCGAACAGATATTAAAAGAGCATGGTATTAAGAAAACTGTATGCCGCAAATGTATTATCGATAAACTGATACAAAGCGAAGATACTGCGTTGACCGAAAATGAGATCAAAGACGCATTCTCTGATCTGTTTGACCGTGTAACATTCTACCGTTCTCTGAAAACCCTGGAAGAATCTAAGGTTATTCATCGCATTGTGCTCAATAGTAATGTAGTCAAATATGCCCTGAATGGTCAACTGGTCTTATCGAAGATACATCCTCACTTTCATTGCTCTATATGCGACAGGGTTATATGTTTGGATTCGTCCATCTTAGATAATAATCTACATTTGCCCAGCGGCTACAAAGTGGAGTCACTACAGCTTCTATTTGAAGGTACTTGCCCGGATTGCCTGAAAAAATAA